The following are encoded in a window of Bacillus sp. SORGH_AS_0510 genomic DNA:
- a CDS encoding branched-chain amino acid ABC transporter permease, whose amino-acid sequence MTIFKQAKFFWTSIVLAVVFAVVMQFFITGGTLNQFYVNTLFFMGINIILAVSLHLIIGITGQFSIGHAGFLAVGAYASAIMTMKLSMPFPVALITGGLAAAVAGLIIGIPTLRLRGDYLAIATLGFGEIVRIVFLNIDYVGGASGMTVSHLTTWPWLIGCVLLTIIVIANFTNSTHGRACISIRENEIAADAMGINTTYYKVAAFALGAFFAGIAGALFAHNFYIIQPTNFGFLKSFDILIFVVLGGLGSMSGAVIATVLLTIISTYLQNYPEVRMVIYSLVLIVMMLYRPQGLMGTKEITSLFKTGKSAKGGVQHGSKNTVA is encoded by the coding sequence ATGACTATTTTTAAACAGGCAAAGTTTTTTTGGACTTCAATCGTTTTAGCCGTTGTTTTTGCAGTCGTGATGCAATTTTTTATTACAGGCGGAACACTCAATCAATTTTATGTAAATACACTGTTTTTTATGGGAATTAACATTATTTTAGCGGTCAGCCTTCACTTAATTATTGGGATTACTGGCCAGTTTTCCATTGGACATGCTGGGTTTCTCGCAGTGGGTGCCTATGCGTCTGCAATTATGACCATGAAATTAAGCATGCCGTTTCCAGTAGCATTAATAACAGGTGGATTAGCGGCAGCGGTAGCAGGTCTAATTATTGGGATCCCTACCCTCCGTTTAAGAGGAGATTATTTAGCCATTGCTACTCTTGGTTTTGGGGAAATTGTAAGAATTGTCTTTTTAAATATTGATTATGTAGGCGGCGCCAGCGGGATGACTGTATCCCATTTAACCACATGGCCGTGGTTGATTGGATGTGTATTACTAACGATTATTGTGATTGCAAACTTCACCAACTCTACACATGGAAGAGCTTGTATCTCCATCCGAGAGAATGAGATTGCAGCTGATGCTATGGGAATCAATACGACTTATTATAAAGTCGCAGCCTTTGCGCTTGGTGCCTTTTTCGCAGGGATTGCGGGTGCATTATTTGCCCACAACTTCTACATTATCCAGCCAACTAACTTCGGATTCTTAAAGTCATTTGATATTTTAATTTTTGTCGTATTGGGTGGGTTGGGCAGTATGTCTGGTGCCGTTATCGCCACTGTCCTGTTGACCATCATCTCTACCTATCTTCAAAACTATCCAGAGGTACGGATGGTTATCTATAGCTTAGTCTTAATCGTAATGATGCTTTACCGTCCACAAGGTTTGATGGGTACAAAAGAAATTACATCACTATTTAAAACGGGTAAGTCCGCTAAAGGAGGAGTACAGCATGGCAGCAAAAACACAGTTGCTTAA
- a CDS encoding ABC transporter ATP-binding protein, with protein sequence MAAKTQLLKVENAGIRFGGLKAVSDVNLELKQGELVGLIGPNGAGKTTFFNLLTGVYVPTEGSISLEGEKLNGLAPYRITKKGISRTFQNIRLFSELSVLDNVKVAYHTLSKHSIVSSILRLPSHFSGEKEMEEKAIEFLKIFKLDDVLHEKAKNLPYGQQRRLEIARALAANPKLLLLDEPAAGMNPQETEELMNLIALIREKFSLTILLIEHDMLLVMGVCERIYVLDHGQLIAEGTPEQIRNNPKVIEAYLGEEVS encoded by the coding sequence ATGGCAGCAAAAACACAGTTGCTTAAGGTTGAAAATGCAGGAATCCGATTTGGCGGGTTGAAAGCAGTGTCTGATGTAAACCTGGAATTAAAGCAGGGTGAACTTGTCGGTTTAATTGGACCAAACGGTGCCGGAAAAACAACCTTCTTTAACCTTCTGACAGGTGTGTATGTTCCCACTGAGGGAAGCATTTCATTAGAGGGAGAAAAACTGAATGGCCTGGCTCCTTATCGGATTACAAAAAAGGGAATCAGCCGGACCTTCCAAAATATCCGTTTGTTTAGTGAATTATCCGTACTGGATAACGTAAAGGTTGCCTATCATACTTTGTCTAAGCATTCCATTGTTAGCTCGATTCTTCGCCTCCCTTCCCACTTTTCCGGCGAGAAGGAGATGGAAGAAAAGGCGATTGAATTCTTAAAAATCTTTAAGCTTGACGATGTCTTGCATGAGAAAGCAAAGAACTTACCATATGGCCAGCAGCGCCGTCTTGAGATTGCGAGAGCCTTGGCTGCAAATCCAAAGCTATTGCTCTTGGATGAACCGGCAGCTGGTATGAACCCGCAGGAAACGGAAGAGTTGATGAATTTAATCGCTCTTATTCGCGAGAAATTTTCATTAACCATTCTATTAATTGAACATGACATGCTTCTTGTTATGGGAGTTTGTGAGCGCATCTATGTTCTTGACCATGGTCAATTGATTGCTGAGGGAACACCAGAACAGATCAGAAATAATCCAAAAGTCATCGAAGCGTATCTTGGCGAGGAGGTCTCTTAA
- a CDS encoding ABC transporter ATP-binding protein produces the protein MLKIKDMNVYYGNIHALKGVSLEINQGEIVTLIGANGAGKSTLLKSISGLLKPKSGEIVFENEHVAGKVAQSIVKRGISQVPEGRRVFQNMSVEENLELGAYLRKDKKGIREDFEKVYQLFPRLEERRKQLSGTLSGGEQQMLAMGRALMARPRLLLLDEPSMGLAPLLVKTIFKIIEEINQQGTTILLVEQNANMALSIADRAYVIETGKIVASGSAEELGQSDQIRAAYLGGH, from the coding sequence ATGCTAAAAATAAAGGATATGAATGTCTATTACGGAAATATTCATGCATTGAAGGGAGTTTCCCTCGAAATCAATCAGGGAGAAATTGTGACACTGATTGGAGCAAATGGTGCCGGTAAAAGTACGCTGTTAAAGTCGATCTCTGGCCTCTTGAAGCCAAAAAGTGGAGAAATTGTCTTTGAGAATGAGCATGTGGCTGGGAAGGTTGCCCAATCTATCGTAAAAAGAGGCATTTCTCAGGTTCCTGAAGGCCGTCGAGTCTTTCAAAATATGTCTGTTGAGGAAAATTTAGAGTTAGGTGCGTATTTACGCAAAGACAAAAAAGGAATTCGTGAGGATTTTGAAAAAGTCTATCAGCTTTTCCCGCGATTAGAAGAGCGCCGCAAGCAACTCTCAGGTACGCTTTCAGGTGGTGAGCAGCAAATGCTTGCGATGGGTCGTGCCCTTATGGCTAGACCGCGCCTATTGTTACTAGATGAGCCATCCATGGGTCTGGCCCCATTGCTGGTAAAAACCATCTTTAAAATTATTGAGGAAATCAATCAACAAGGCACGACTATATTATTAGTCGAGCAAAATGCGAATATGGCCTTATCGATTGCCGATCGTGCTTATGTCATCGAGACAGGAAAAATTGTCGCTTCAGGTTCGGCGGAAGAGCTGGGGCAAAGCGATCAAATAAGAGCGGCCTACTTGGGTGGGCATTAA
- a CDS encoding TIGR04190 family B12-binding domain/radical SAM domain protein — translation MKYDLVLLHAPSVYDFRKNPLLAGPISDVVPSSPVFEMYPVGLTSIADYLERYGLRVKIINIANRMLMNEHFDVEAKLRNIQTKAFGIDLHWLPHAHGSIELAKIVKTLHPQTPIIFGGLSATYYHKDLIEYPFIDFVMRGDSTEKLMLLLMNKVEAGNTHFADIPNLTWKKGSKYGFNPLTYVPKDLDDIDVPGYRYTIRSVFKYRNFLDPLPYNGWLQYPNTALLTARGCTQNCLICGGSREAYDQNCNRNALALRSPKKLIEDIQFISRFSRAPIFILHDLRQGGSDYVNEFFNRLKKLRLKNEIVFELFQYADEEFFKQINESVPKYSIEITLETHDEQIRRYNGKFSCTNEKVIDTLNYALKNGCQKIDLFFMVGIPGQTYQSALENIDFCEEIHLACQKDPRVYYFVAPLAPFLDPASPAFEHPEIHGYKKLCHTLEDHRKAITQPSWKHMLSYETKDLTRDDIVNATYESAKKLNEFKLYYQLIDQEGYQEIKEKIDKSKAYIEKIDQVLSLPEEEQTRELVKIQKEIEELNKYSICGKNELKWEVQKNYANFFSLALVGIEQLYQDYSNIIRAKVSPKQRFQFKLETDRQKIKI, via the coding sequence ATGAAATACGATTTAGTTCTCTTGCACGCACCAAGTGTTTACGATTTTAGAAAAAATCCTTTGCTAGCAGGTCCCATCAGCGATGTTGTTCCGTCATCGCCTGTATTTGAAATGTACCCAGTCGGGCTGACAAGTATTGCGGATTACCTAGAAAGATACGGACTAAGGGTAAAAATTATTAACATCGCCAATCGAATGCTGATGAATGAACATTTTGATGTCGAAGCCAAACTAAGAAACATCCAAACCAAAGCATTTGGAATCGACCTTCATTGGCTCCCACATGCACATGGCAGTATCGAGCTTGCCAAAATTGTAAAGACCCTTCACCCCCAAACACCCATCATTTTTGGAGGACTATCTGCCACCTATTATCATAAAGATTTAATTGAATACCCGTTCATCGACTTTGTCATGCGCGGCGATTCGACCGAAAAGCTTATGCTTCTCCTAATGAACAAAGTCGAGGCAGGCAACACCCACTTTGCGGACATTCCAAACTTAACCTGGAAAAAGGGAAGCAAGTACGGCTTCAATCCACTCACATATGTACCAAAGGATTTAGATGATATCGACGTTCCTGGCTACCGCTACACGATCCGCTCTGTGTTCAAGTATAGGAATTTCCTAGACCCGCTACCATACAACGGCTGGCTGCAATACCCAAATACCGCTCTTTTAACGGCCAGAGGCTGCACGCAAAACTGCTTGATCTGCGGAGGCTCACGGGAAGCGTATGATCAAAACTGTAACCGCAATGCCCTTGCGCTACGGTCGCCGAAAAAGCTAATTGAAGATATTCAGTTTATCTCAAGGTTTAGCCGCGCTCCCATTTTCATTCTTCACGACCTAAGACAAGGCGGCAGTGACTATGTAAATGAATTCTTTAACCGTCTTAAAAAACTTAGGCTTAAAAATGAAATCGTGTTTGAATTGTTTCAGTATGCGGATGAGGAATTTTTCAAGCAAATCAATGAGAGTGTACCAAAGTATAGCATTGAAATCACGCTGGAGACGCATGATGAACAAATAAGAAGGTATAATGGAAAGTTCAGCTGTACCAACGAAAAGGTCATCGACACTCTTAACTATGCTCTTAAAAATGGCTGTCAAAAAATCGATTTATTCTTCATGGTGGGGATACCTGGACAGACCTATCAAAGTGCCCTCGAAAATATTGATTTTTGTGAGGAAATTCATCTGGCCTGCCAGAAGGACCCCAGAGTCTATTACTTTGTCGCACCTTTGGCACCGTTCTTAGACCCGGCAAGTCCAGCTTTTGAACATCCGGAAATCCATGGCTATAAAAAACTCTGTCATACCCTTGAAGACCACCGCAAAGCGATCACACAACCTTCCTGGAAGCATATGCTCAGCTATGAAACTAAAGATTTGACACGAGATGATATTGTGAATGCGACCTATGAATCTGCTAAGAAATTAAACGAGTTCAAATTATACTACCAACTCATTGATCAGGAGGGATATCAAGAAATAAAGGAGAAGATCGATAAATCAAAAGCCTATATTGAAAAAATCGACCAGGTTTTGTCGCTTCCTGAGGAGGAGCAAACTAGGGAATTAGTGAAGATTCAAAAGGAAATTGAAGAGTTAAATAAGTACAGTATTTGCGGAAAGAATGAGTTAAAGTGGGAGGTTCAAAAGAATTATGCTAATTTCTTTTCCCTTGCTTTAGTGGGAATAGAACAGCTTTATCAGGATTATTCGAACATAATTCGAGCAAAAGTAAGCCCAAAACAACGGTTCCAATTTAAACTTGAAACAGATCGTCAAAAAATAAAGATATAA
- the ybaK gene encoding Cys-tRNA(Pro) deacylase has product MAQIKTNAMRILDAKKIEYDMLTYDNKDGKIDGVSVAEKIGKDPKIVYKTLVAQGPSKNIYVFVIPVAEELDLKKAARAAGEKSMEMIPVKDIQKWTGYIRGGCSPIGMKKDYKTFLDETCKDLPEMVVSAGKIGVQIVLAPTVLQEVTKALVIDLIK; this is encoded by the coding sequence ATGGCACAGATCAAAACGAATGCAATGCGTATCCTGGACGCAAAAAAAATCGAGTATGACATGCTGACATATGATAATAAAGATGGAAAGATTGACGGAGTTTCGGTCGCTGAGAAAATTGGCAAAGATCCAAAGATAGTCTATAAAACCCTTGTGGCACAAGGCCCTAGCAAAAACATTTATGTGTTTGTCATTCCTGTTGCCGAAGAGTTGGATTTGAAAAAGGCAGCAAGAGCCGCTGGAGAAAAAAGCATGGAGATGATCCCTGTGAAGGATATTCAAAAATGGACGGGCTATATCCGCGGTGGCTGCTCCCCTATCGGAATGAAAAAAGACTACAAGACCTTCTTGGACGAAACCTGCAAGGACCTTCCCGAGATGGTCGTCAGCGCAGGCAAGATCGGCGTACAAATCGTCCTCGCCCCCACCGTACTGCAAGAAGTAACAAAGGCGCTAGTGATTGATCTTATAAAATGA
- a CDS encoding PRK06851 family protein, translated as MAGKVRNYFAGGNTARGFHNLYDSNLQGLDRLFILKGGPGTGKSSLMKKIGHEWVEQGYDVEFLHCSSDNNSIDGVLIPALRVGIVDGTAPHVIEPKAPGAVEEYINLGEAWNARKLSVQKNVIQKLTTQISQSFQKAYATFKEALDIHDDWEKIYINSMNFKKADQLTNKLIDTFFGKMKLNKTPDVRHRFLGAATPKGAVDFVPNLTEEIPKRYFIKGRPGSGKSTMLKKLAAAAQERGVDVEIYHCGFDPNSLDMCIFRELGIAIFDSTAPHEYFPSRDGDEILDMYELLIEPGTDEIFADFISKISAKYKNKMNEATSYLAKAKELHDELEEIYVSAMDFSVVENIQSKIAGEIKDIAAANVF; from the coding sequence GTGGCAGGAAAAGTTAGAAATTATTTTGCTGGCGGGAACACAGCCAGAGGCTTTCATAACCTATATGATTCCAATCTTCAAGGACTAGACCGGTTGTTTATTTTAAAAGGCGGACCTGGAACAGGTAAATCTTCATTGATGAAAAAAATTGGCCATGAGTGGGTAGAGCAAGGCTATGATGTGGAGTTTTTACACTGTTCCTCCGATAATAATTCCATTGATGGTGTGCTTATACCAGCACTAAGGGTTGGGATTGTCGATGGAACGGCACCACATGTCATTGAGCCGAAAGCACCTGGAGCAGTTGAGGAATATATTAATCTCGGCGAAGCTTGGAATGCCCGTAAGCTTAGTGTGCAAAAAAATGTGATCCAAAAGCTGACGACTCAAATAAGCCAATCATTTCAGAAGGCGTATGCCACCTTTAAGGAAGCATTAGACATTCATGATGATTGGGAAAAAATCTATATTAATAGCATGAATTTTAAAAAGGCCGATCAATTAACGAATAAATTGATTGATACCTTCTTTGGAAAAATGAAATTGAATAAGACGCCAGATGTTCGTCATCGTTTCTTAGGTGCGGCCACACCGAAAGGCGCCGTTGATTTCGTTCCGAACTTAACAGAGGAGATTCCGAAACGCTACTTTATTAAAGGGCGCCCTGGGTCCGGAAAATCAACGATGTTGAAAAAACTTGCCGCCGCAGCACAGGAACGCGGGGTCGATGTGGAGATTTATCATTGCGGCTTTGATCCAAACAGCCTCGATATGTGTATTTTTAGAGAACTCGGCATCGCCATTTTTGATAGTACGGCACCACATGAGTACTTCCCAAGCCGCGATGGCGACGAAATTCTCGATATGTATGAACTTCTTATTGAGCCAGGAACGGATGAAATTTTTGCGGATTTTATCAGCAAAATCTCCGCTAAATACAAAAATAAAATGAATGAAGCAACTAGCTATCTTGCTAAAGCAAAAGAACTGCATGATGAACTTGAAGAAATTTATGTTTCTGCCATGGACTTCTCTGTTGTGGAAAACATTCAGAGTAAAATTGCTGGGGAAATAAAAGATATTGCGGCAGCAAATGTTTTTTAA
- a CDS encoding DNA alkylation repair protein has product MSDKLDFVTKLFEANRNETEAGPMKKYMKDHFSFLGIKSPIRKELEKEFFKETGIVKEPFDQEFIIELWKKNEREYQYTALTYIEKMLKKLKKDDLALMERLVLEKSWWDTVDAIAAKPVGRIAEMYPEVIEETIDGWAMDENMWLRRTAILFQLKYKEKTDEDRLYRYIRSNSYSNQFFIQKAIGWALREYSKTNPASVRRFINENTLAPLSVREGSKYVG; this is encoded by the coding sequence TTGTCAGACAAGCTGGATTTTGTAACTAAGCTGTTCGAAGCGAACCGAAATGAGACAGAGGCGGGGCCCATGAAGAAGTATATGAAGGATCATTTTTCATTTTTAGGGATCAAGTCGCCGATTCGGAAGGAATTAGAAAAGGAATTTTTTAAAGAAACAGGAATAGTAAAAGAGCCCTTTGACCAAGAATTTATCATAGAGCTTTGGAAAAAGAACGAGAGAGAATATCAATATACTGCCTTAACTTACATAGAAAAAATGTTAAAGAAGCTGAAAAAGGATGACTTAGCTTTAATGGAAAGATTAGTTCTGGAAAAATCCTGGTGGGATACGGTGGATGCGATCGCGGCAAAGCCGGTTGGCAGAATAGCGGAAATGTATCCAGAAGTAATTGAGGAGACGATTGATGGCTGGGCGATGGATGAAAATATGTGGCTGCGAAGAACAGCGATTCTTTTTCAATTGAAATATAAAGAGAAAACCGATGAGGATCGGCTGTACCGATACATAAGGAGCAATTCCTACAGTAATCAGTTTTTTATCCAAAAGGCAATCGGCTGGGCACTTCGTGAATATTCGAAGACAAATCCAGCTTCCGTTAGGCGGTTTATTAATGAAAATACCCTTGCTCCTTTAAGTGTTCGCGAAGGCAGCAAATATGTAGGCTGA
- a CDS encoding Cof-type HAD-IIB family hydrolase — protein MIKCIASDMDGTLLNSTQTISEENKEAILKAQAQGIEFVVATGRSYQEATYVLAEAGLNCPVIGVNGAEVRSKDGGVLASTPISKELARKVAAKLVEKDVYFEVYTDKGAYTIDADKAVSILVDIVVSANPEANVQEIVEAAGARIRDGLIHTVEDYEVLFASDDYQIYKFLAFDFDADKLEAANKSLAELDDLAVSTSGHENLEITNKNAQKGIALGAFVKAKGIELSETMAIGDNFNDVSMFEAAGKAVAMGNAGTYIKSICDAVTATNNEHGVAKAILEVL, from the coding sequence TTGATTAAATGTATTGCATCAGACATGGATGGAACATTATTGAATTCCACACAAACGATCAGTGAAGAAAATAAAGAAGCAATTTTAAAAGCACAGGCACAAGGTATTGAATTTGTTGTGGCGACAGGAAGGTCTTATCAAGAGGCGACCTATGTGTTAGCAGAAGCTGGTTTAAACTGCCCGGTCATCGGTGTGAATGGGGCTGAGGTGCGCTCGAAGGATGGGGGAGTTCTTGCTTCCACTCCAATCAGCAAAGAGTTGGCTAGAAAAGTAGCCGCAAAGCTAGTTGAAAAAGATGTGTATTTTGAGGTGTATACCGATAAGGGGGCCTATACAATTGATGCAGATAAGGCAGTTTCTATCCTCGTCGATATCGTTGTCAGTGCGAACCCGGAGGCAAACGTCCAAGAGATTGTGGAGGCTGCAGGGGCAAGAATCCGAGATGGGTTAATTCATACCGTTGAGGATTACGAAGTTTTATTCGCCAGCGATGACTACCAAATCTACAAATTCCTGGCGTTTGACTTTGATGCAGATAAATTGGAAGCAGCGAACAAGTCTCTAGCTGAGTTGGACGATCTGGCTGTTTCTACATCAGGTCATGAGAACTTGGAAATTACCAACAAGAATGCGCAAAAAGGAATTGCACTTGGAGCGTTTGTAAAAGCAAAAGGAATTGAGCTGTCCGAAACAATGGCGATTGGCGATAACTTTAACGATGTCTCCATGTTTGAAGCTGCTGGAAAAGCGGTGGCTATGGGCAATGCGGGCACGTACATCAAGTCCATTTGTGATGCTGTCACAGCTACTAACAATGAGCATGGTGTAGCGAAAGCGATTTTGGAGGTATTGTAG
- a CDS encoding FixH family protein, protein MKTRFMLVLLLLASLITGCSSGPDYKIKVTKAPYYQKDSAMPFEIKVTENKKAVKGLKVSGQLSMTNMDHGTYDVTFTEGKDGTYAGKAALPMGGKYEAAFVIEKDGKKTEKVIDINVTKPKGVAMINGEWITNEDVAFYKFINQLQLEINREAAKKKYSGKQLEEELAYLESQEQINNNKNQLLTQIIRLRSMAMLANEKGHKASAAEVESAVGKAREQYNQYDAAKKLIKEYGEDKFWKTEKEQYQMIVLAQKVQKDLIAKVKKENPTYGEQEVYFQAQKQYEELLVSQVNSLKIEIL, encoded by the coding sequence ATGAAAACACGGTTTATGCTCGTCTTACTCTTGTTGGCCAGTTTAATAACGGGCTGCAGCAGCGGTCCTGATTATAAGATCAAAGTGACGAAGGCGCCTTACTATCAAAAAGATTCGGCGATGCCCTTTGAAATCAAGGTAACGGAAAACAAGAAGGCGGTTAAAGGACTGAAGGTTAGCGGGCAATTATCGATGACCAATATGGATCACGGGACTTATGATGTTACTTTTACAGAAGGGAAAGACGGTACGTACGCTGGTAAAGCGGCGCTACCTATGGGTGGCAAATATGAAGCAGCGTTTGTAATTGAAAAAGACGGGAAAAAGACAGAAAAAGTCATCGACATCAATGTCACAAAGCCTAAGGGTGTGGCAATGATTAACGGTGAATGGATTACGAATGAGGATGTAGCGTTTTATAAGTTTATTAATCAACTGCAGCTTGAAATTAACCGCGAGGCCGCTAAGAAGAAATACTCAGGTAAACAATTAGAGGAAGAATTAGCCTATCTGGAGTCACAGGAACAGATTAATAACAATAAGAATCAATTATTAACACAAATTATTCGTCTTCGCTCGATGGCAATGCTCGCGAACGAAAAAGGGCATAAGGCATCGGCTGCGGAAGTAGAGTCCGCTGTCGGAAAGGCCCGCGAACAATATAACCAATATGATGCGGCGAAAAAGTTAATTAAGGAGTATGGGGAAGATAAGTTTTGGAAGACTGAAAAGGAGCAATACCAAATGATTGTTCTTGCACAAAAGGTGCAAAAGGATCTGATTGCAAAGGTAAAAAAAGAAAACCCAACCTACGGCGAGCAAGAAGTCTACTTCCAAGCCCAGAAACAATACGAAGAACTCCTCGTCTCCCAAGTCAACTCCTTGAAGATTGAAATCTTGTAG
- a CDS encoding ABC transporter ATP-binding protein, producing the protein MIKVRNVNQSFGKKLVLDSVSVEIHENEICALVGRNGAGKSTLINSLLGLLPVKQGSVTINGIEVTKKNSDWKKAIAYLPEKFMLYPMLTGLDNMTFFAEAVFKQADAERIQQVLTAVRLWDDRNVQVKQYSKGMLQRLGLAITLFQDSRILILDEPTSGIDPMGRKEILEVLGSLQDKTILLSSHHLDEIKQVCTHVAYLDDGKIEKYTVEEFLNTHNLGGIGS; encoded by the coding sequence ATGATTAAAGTAAGGAATGTAAACCAATCCTTCGGGAAAAAGCTAGTCCTTGACTCGGTATCCGTTGAGATCCATGAAAATGAAATTTGTGCCCTTGTCGGCCGTAATGGCGCAGGAAAATCCACCTTGATTAATAGTCTGCTCGGCCTTTTGCCCGTGAAGCAAGGCTCGGTTACCATTAACGGTATCGAGGTCACGAAGAAAAACAGTGACTGGAAAAAAGCGATAGCGTACTTACCCGAAAAATTCATGCTTTATCCCATGCTGACAGGCCTTGATAATATGACCTTTTTCGCAGAAGCGGTATTTAAACAAGCGGATGCTGAACGGATTCAGCAAGTATTAACCGCCGTAAGGCTGTGGGACGACCGCAATGTCCAAGTAAAGCAATATTCGAAGGGAATGTTGCAGCGCCTCGGCCTCGCGATCACCTTGTTTCAGGATTCACGCATTCTTATTCTTGATGAGCCGACAAGCGGTATCGACCCCATGGGGCGAAAGGAGATCTTAGAGGTGTTAGGCTCTCTTCAGGATAAAACCATTTTGCTTTCCTCCCACCATTTGGATGAAATCAAACAGGTGTGTACCCATGTGGCCTATTTAGATGATGGAAAAATAGAAAAGTATACAGTAGAGGAATTTTTAAACACTCATAACCTAGGAGGAATTGGTTCATGA
- a CDS encoding ABC transporter permease, with protein sequence MHYIWKEWKENIRGKGLWLSLSIIVLISISILFRSSVLSFDKGFYVLLINLFDTIIYFIPILCLFIGAFSIFQEKEQKTLIMLLTKKDSFSTFFVKKSLGLYTVVLVPLLAWFFIYLLLLKFNFQLDMKGYLIFVVTITCLALVFLQMGAAIGSFSRSRMQIIGYTIFVWFYFFFLHDFILLSFLPDVTYENVKLFSAVYFLNPLQAVRMFLETGTGVYSFGHMSRLLQAFMWTKPVFFLLGNLIFWLVASYTTAILFNRKEGYE encoded by the coding sequence ATGCATTACATTTGGAAGGAATGGAAGGAAAATATAAGAGGAAAAGGACTTTGGCTTTCCTTAAGTATCATTGTTCTTATTTCAATTAGTATCTTGTTTCGTTCCTCTGTCCTTTCATTTGATAAAGGGTTTTATGTTCTCTTAATCAATCTATTTGATACGATTATTTATTTCATCCCGATCCTGTGCTTATTTATCGGAGCCTTCTCCATCTTTCAGGAAAAGGAACAAAAAACATTAATCATGTTACTAACGAAGAAAGACAGCTTTTCAACCTTCTTTGTGAAAAAAAGCCTGGGGCTTTATACCGTAGTTTTAGTCCCGCTTCTAGCTTGGTTTTTCATCTATTTACTATTGTTAAAGTTTAATTTCCAACTAGATATGAAGGGCTATCTCATCTTTGTAGTAACCATTACCTGTTTAGCACTCGTGTTTTTACAAATGGGGGCCGCCATTGGCAGTTTTAGCCGCTCGCGGATGCAAATAATCGGCTATACGATTTTCGTCTGGTTTTACTTCTTCTTTTTGCACGATTTTATCCTGCTTTCCTTCTTACCAGACGTCACCTATGAAAATGTGAAGCTCTTTTCTGCCGTCTACTTTTTAAACCCGCTGCAAGCGGTCCGAATGTTTCTCGAAACAGGTACGGGCGTGTATTCCTTTGGCCATATGTCCCGACTCCTGCAGGCCTTTATGTGGACGAAGCCTGTGTTCTTCTTACTGGGAAATCTCATTTTTTGGCTCGTGGCATCCTACACAACGGCCATTTTATTCAACCGCAAGGAGGGGTATGAATGA